In the Bacillus tuaregi genome, one interval contains:
- the rhaB gene encoding rhamnulokinase — protein MTKYSIAVDIGASSGRLILGYLESGLLHLKEIHRFENKIIKKSEFFCWDVDALFQEIKNGLKKCKRMGIQPDSIGIDTWAVDFVLLDEQDQRLTDAVSYRDPRTDGMMEEVFKLIPKEDLYFETGIQFQKFNTIYQLYSIKKNHPEILQKAKSFLMIPDYFNFLLTGKKANEYTNASSTQLVNAFTKKWNEELLDTLGINKEMFQEVQLPKTILGNLSEELVSELGFDMKVVLPATHDTGSAIISVPEEDETIYISSGTWSLIGVENHFPICVPQAMEYNFTNEGGMDHRFRFLKNIMGLWMIQEVKRNYHDEYSFADFVALAEEAKGFKAIVNVNDDRFLKPDNMIEEIRNYCRENNQPIPSTPGEVAKCVYDSLAASYQATVAEIEMIFEKKFERINVIGGGCQNEMLNRLIAEVTQKEVYAGPVEATAIGNIAAQLMALGEMNDIMEARSVIRKSFDVKKYMPLAALMN, from the coding sequence ATGACAAAGTACAGCATCGCCGTCGATATCGGAGCTTCCAGCGGAAGACTTATTTTAGGCTATCTTGAAAGCGGTTTATTGCACTTAAAAGAGATTCATCGCTTTGAAAATAAAATAATCAAAAAAAGCGAGTTCTTCTGCTGGGATGTGGATGCGCTTTTTCAAGAAATAAAAAACGGATTAAAAAAGTGCAAAAGAATGGGGATTCAGCCGGATAGTATTGGGATTGATACGTGGGCCGTTGATTTTGTGCTATTAGATGAACAGGATCAACGATTAACGGACGCCGTTTCATATCGCGATCCACGGACAGATGGCATGATGGAAGAGGTTTTTAAGCTGATTCCAAAAGAAGATCTCTATTTCGAAACCGGAATCCAATTCCAGAAATTTAATACCATCTATCAATTATATTCGATTAAAAAGAATCATCCTGAAATCCTGCAAAAAGCCAAATCCTTTTTAATGATACCTGATTACTTCAATTTCTTATTAACAGGAAAAAAAGCAAACGAATACACAAATGCCAGCTCAACACAGCTCGTGAATGCTTTTACAAAAAAGTGGAACGAAGAATTGCTGGATACATTAGGGATTAATAAAGAAATGTTTCAGGAGGTTCAATTACCGAAGACAATTCTCGGGAATCTATCAGAGGAACTAGTTTCTGAGCTTGGGTTTGATATGAAGGTGGTGCTTCCGGCAACACATGATACAGGTTCAGCGATTATCTCGGTGCCTGAAGAGGATGAAACCATTTATATCAGTTCGGGCACTTGGTCATTGATTGGTGTAGAGAACCATTTTCCGATTTGTGTTCCGCAAGCGATGGAATACAACTTCACGAATGAAGGTGGAATGGACCACCGTTTCCGGTTCTTGAAAAATATTATGGGGCTTTGGATGATCCAAGAGGTAAAACGGAACTACCATGATGAGTATTCCTTTGCTGACTTTGTCGCATTGGCCGAAGAAGCTAAGGGTTTTAAGGCCATTGTCAATGTAAATGACGATCGTTTTCTAAAGCCTGACAACATGATAGAAGAAATACGGAACTATTGCAGGGAAAATAACCAGCCTATACCTAGCACACCGGGCGAAGTCGCTAAATGTGTCTATGATAGTTTAGCGGCAAGCTACCAGGCGACAGTTGCAGAAATTGAGATGATTTTTGAAAAGAAATTCGAGCGAATTAATGTGATTGGCGGAGGCTGCCAGAATGAAATGCTGAACAGGCTGATTGCGGAAGTCACGCAGAAGGAAGTGTATGCCGGACCTGTTGAAGCGACAGCGATTGGCAATATTGCTGCTCAACTGATGGCGCTCGGTGAGATGAACGATATTATGGAAGCGCGTTCAGTCATTAGGAAATCTTTTGACGTGAAAAAATATATGCCTCTAGCAGCCTTAATGAACTAA
- the rhaA gene encoding L-rhamnose isomerase: MSILANFQSAKQAYEKWGIHVDEVLEKLKNVPISIHCWQGDDVGGFEVNPSELSGGIDVTGNYPGKARTPEELRQDLEKALSLIPGKHRVNLHAIYAETNGEAVERDQLEPKHFENWVKWAKENGLGLDYNPTLFSHPKAADGLTLSHPDEEIREFWIEHCIGSRKIGEYFGKELGTPALTNIWIPDGYKDVPSDRLTPRQRLKDSLDRIFDVEVDENYNLDAVESKVFGIGSESYVVGSHEFYMGYALKNNKLCLLDTGHFHPTETVSNKISSMLLFSEKLALHVSRPVRWDSDHVVILDDELREIALEIVRNDALDRTIIGLDFFDASINRVAAWTIGTRNMIKALLYALLTPNEYLKQLQEEGNFTERLALMEEFKTYPFGAVWDYYCEKMGVPTKENWLEDVKSYEKEVLAQRTTEECVAELV, translated from the coding sequence ATGTCTATTCTAGCAAACTTTCAATCAGCAAAGCAAGCCTATGAAAAATGGGGAATTCATGTAGATGAAGTATTAGAAAAACTAAAAAATGTACCGATTTCGATTCATTGCTGGCAGGGCGATGATGTAGGAGGGTTTGAGGTAAATCCAAGTGAATTATCCGGCGGAATTGATGTAACAGGAAACTATCCAGGAAAAGCAAGAACACCTGAGGAACTGCGCCAGGACCTGGAAAAAGCCTTGTCACTCATTCCAGGTAAGCATCGTGTGAACCTGCATGCCATCTATGCAGAAACAAATGGAGAAGCTGTTGAACGTGATCAGCTGGAGCCGAAGCATTTTGAAAACTGGGTGAAGTGGGCAAAGGAAAACGGCCTTGGTCTAGATTACAATCCAACCCTATTCTCGCATCCAAAGGCAGCAGACGGTCTTACTCTTTCACATCCGGATGAAGAAATCCGTGAGTTTTGGATCGAGCATTGTATCGGCAGCCGTAAAATCGGTGAATATTTCGGGAAAGAGCTTGGTACACCTGCACTGACAAATATTTGGATTCCAGATGGTTATAAGGACGTTCCGAGCGATCGTCTGACACCTAGGCAAAGATTAAAGGATTCTCTAGACAGAATTTTTGACGTCGAAGTCGATGAAAACTATAACCTCGATGCTGTGGAAAGTAAGGTTTTTGGCATCGGCTCTGAATCCTATGTTGTGGGATCTCACGAATTTTATATGGGCTATGCATTGAAAAACAATAAATTATGTCTATTGGATACAGGTCACTTCCATCCAACGGAAACAGTTTCAAATAAAATTTCTTCGATGCTGCTATTCAGCGAAAAGCTGGCGCTGCATGTTTCAAGACCGGTTCGTTGGGACAGCGACCATGTTGTCATCCTGGATGATGAGCTGCGTGAAATTGCTCTCGAAATTGTTCGCAATGATGCACTAGACCGCACCATTATTGGACTTGATTTCTTTGATGCAAGCATTAATCGTGTGGCAGCGTGGACGATTGGGACACGCAATATGATTAAAGCCCTGCTATATGCTCTATTAACACCAAATGAGTACTTGAAGCAGCTCCAGGAAGAGGGAAATTTTACTGAAAGATTAGCGTTGATGGAGGAATTCAAAACTTATCCATTTGGCGCCGTGTGGGATTACTATTGTGAAAAAATGGGAGTTCCAACAAAGGAAAACTGGCTTGAGGATGTAAAGTCCTACGAAAAGGAAGTATTAGCACAGCGTACTACAGAAGAGTGTGTCGCTGAACTAGTTTAA
- the rhaM gene encoding L-rhamnose mutarotase produces MIRKAFIMTVYPDKHEEYEQRHNEIWPEMVDELHKHGAKNYSIFLDKETSKLFGYLEIEDEEIWSQMAATSINQKWWEYMEPVMETNPDKSPVSLDLKEVFHMD; encoded by the coding sequence ATGATTAGAAAAGCCTTCATCATGACCGTGTACCCGGACAAACATGAAGAATATGAGCAGCGTCACAACGAGATTTGGCCTGAAATGGTTGACGAGCTGCATAAGCATGGAGCCAAGAATTATTCGATTTTTTTAGATAAGGAAACAAGTAAGCTGTTTGGTTATCTGGAAATTGAAGATGAAGAAATATGGAGTCAAATGGCCGCTACTAGCATCAATCAAAAATGGTGGGAATACATGGAACCGGTAATGGAAACAAATCCGGATAAAAGCCCGGTTTCATTAGATTTAAAAGAAGTTTTTCATATGGACTAA
- a CDS encoding MFS transporter, translated as MANVSKLGAKKTTGWKATISVAMANYIEAGSIIAAASSLTLWQAYLGIDSIAVGLLSALSANAFGAAIGALIGGPLTDKYGRKFIFTYDLLMYMVGILLIAVSVNFPMLLIGTVITGIAVGGGVPVAWTYIAEESPTDKRAAHVGAAQLAWSIGPMITFALAVALAPLGLLGSRIIFFHLLVVAAVTWYMRQGLDESKLWEEQKAQDIKNEARGIVQKSSFKELFSLKVNRQALFMLIGIYMFWNLTAGAMGYFMPYIYENVGGLTTGQANMLQAFLWMLTVVTTYVGFMKLADKVSRSLLFGIGAVMGVVAWIILTFMPMTWPTLIAFVILWGSAAGIGAQAFYALWTSELFPTRYRASAQGAMYFIVRTGIAIWSFILPTLMLTLGFKVAGIVMIAFLVIHAIIGIAMAPNTQGKTLQQIEKERYGDLEEYKISKASNS; from the coding sequence ATGGCCAATGTATCAAAGCTAGGAGCCAAGAAGACAACGGGCTGGAAAGCCACCATCTCCGTTGCGATGGCTAACTATATTGAAGCAGGTTCGATTATTGCAGCAGCAAGCAGTTTAACACTTTGGCAGGCTTATCTTGGTATCGATAGTATAGCAGTCGGTTTATTAAGTGCATTGAGTGCGAATGCGTTTGGTGCCGCAATTGGTGCTTTAATTGGCGGGCCTTTAACAGATAAGTATGGAAGAAAGTTTATTTTTACCTATGACTTGTTAATGTACATGGTAGGTATTCTACTCATTGCGGTTTCCGTGAATTTCCCAATGCTCTTAATCGGTACCGTCATTACAGGTATTGCGGTCGGCGGCGGGGTACCGGTTGCATGGACCTATATTGCTGAAGAATCTCCAACAGATAAACGTGCAGCCCACGTAGGTGCCGCGCAGCTTGCTTGGTCAATAGGACCGATGATTACCTTTGCTTTAGCGGTTGCGTTAGCGCCACTTGGATTACTTGGATCTAGAATTATCTTCTTTCACCTCTTAGTTGTCGCCGCTGTCACTTGGTATATGAGACAAGGCTTAGACGAATCAAAACTTTGGGAAGAGCAAAAAGCACAAGACATTAAAAATGAAGCTCGTGGGATTGTACAAAAGAGTTCTTTTAAAGAATTGTTTTCACTAAAAGTAAATCGTCAAGCATTATTTATGCTGATTGGAATCTACATGTTCTGGAATTTAACAGCAGGAGCAATGGGTTATTTCATGCCTTATATTTATGAAAATGTCGGCGGTTTGACAACAGGTCAGGCAAACATGCTGCAGGCCTTCCTATGGATGTTAACAGTAGTGACTACGTATGTTGGATTTATGAAATTAGCAGATAAAGTGAGTCGCAGTCTTCTATTCGGTATCGGAGCTGTGATGGGTGTCGTTGCATGGATTATCCTAACGTTCATGCCAATGACTTGGCCGACATTAATTGCATTTGTTATCCTATGGGGTTCTGCTGCAGGTATCGGAGCACAAGCCTTCTATGCATTATGGACAAGTGAGCTATTCCCTACTCGCTATCGTGCCAGCGCACAGGGCGCCATGTACTTTATCGTTCGTACCGGTATCGCGATTTGGTCCTTCATCCTGCCAACATTAATGCTGACGCTAGGATTTAAGGTGGCTGGAATTGTCATGATTGCGTTCTTAGTCATCCACGCAATCATCGGTATTGCTATGGCACCAAATACGCAAGGTAAAACACTACAGCAGATTGAAAAAGAACGTTATGGGGATTTAGAAGAATACAAGATTAGCAAGGCAAGTAATAGTTAA
- the rhaD gene encoding rhamnulose-1-phosphate aldolase: MIPTIERQFIYTAPFLQEMVETTSNLYRLGWDERNGGNISYLLKEEEVRPFLDVNQAVRTIPMNFDASELAGKYFIVTGSGKYFKNVEKDPSTCLGVIRISMDGKSYEILWGFEDGGVATSELPTHLMNHMVRLSVDPNHRVIMHCHATHLIAMTFTHSLKEEEMTKTLWEMCTECLVVFPEGVGVVPWIVPGTNEIGEATAKRMKDVRLALWPHHGVFGAGTTMDETFGLIETAEKAAEVYTIVCAQGGKKQTITDQQLQDLADAFNVVPREGILKL; encoded by the coding sequence ATGATCCCAACAATTGAAAGACAATTTATTTATACAGCTCCATTTTTACAAGAAATGGTTGAAACAACGTCTAATCTTTACCGCTTAGGCTGGGATGAAAGAAACGGCGGAAATATTAGCTATCTATTAAAAGAGGAAGAAGTTCGTCCGTTCCTAGATGTTAACCAAGCGGTTCGAACTATACCGATGAATTTTGATGCTTCTGAGCTTGCAGGGAAATATTTTATTGTGACAGGTTCTGGGAAATATTTTAAAAATGTTGAGAAGGATCCGAGTACATGCTTGGGAGTCATTCGGATTTCGATGGATGGAAAAAGCTATGAAATCCTTTGGGGTTTTGAGGATGGCGGAGTGGCGACAAGCGAGCTGCCAACCCATTTAATGAACCATATGGTGCGCTTGTCTGTAGACCCAAATCATCGAGTGATCATGCATTGCCATGCGACCCATCTAATTGCCATGACCTTTACGCATAGCCTAAAGGAGGAAGAGATGACAAAGACCCTATGGGAAATGTGTACAGAATGTCTTGTTGTATTCCCCGAAGGTGTTGGCGTGGTTCCATGGATTGTTCCGGGCACCAATGAAATTGGTGAAGCAACGGCTAAAAGAATGAAGGATGTCCGTCTTGCTCTTTGGCCGCATCATGGTGTGTTCGGCGCTGGTACAACCATGGATGAAACCTTTGGTTTGATTGAAACAGCTGAAAAAGCTGCAGAGGTATATACCATTGTTTGTGCTCAAGGCGGGAAAAAGCAGACCATCACAGATCAGCAGTTGCAAGACCTTGCGGATGCATTCAACGTGGTTCCTCGGGAAGGGATTTTGAAGCTGTAA
- a CDS encoding iron-containing alcohol dehydrogenase — MMSHVFYVPSINLMGRGCLKELGSQMKEFGFKKALVVTDKFLNQSGVAGKVTAQLDSINLDYIVYDDVRPNPTTENVYAGVDVFKTNNCDVLVSIGGGSPQDTAKAIGLYVTNGGDLRDYEGVGKTKNKAVPIVAVNTTAGTSSEFTINYVITDKEREVKMVMVDKNSLVTISVNDPELMVNKPAALTAATGMDALTHAIEAIVTPGAYTVTDATALAAVEIVFNYLPRAVKDGYDIEAREQMTYVMFLGGIAFNNAGLGFVHAMAHQLGGLYDLPHGVCNAMLLPIVERENAKRDPRKFRAIAKAAGIDVDGKSDKECAEEVIEAIKSLSKEVGIPNTLCELGVTEVDLDKLADNALKDACAPGNPFEPTKEEVISMFEEIL, encoded by the coding sequence ATAATGAGTCATGTATTTTATGTGCCAAGCATTAATTTAATGGGAAGAGGCTGTCTAAAGGAATTAGGTTCACAAATGAAGGAATTTGGATTTAAAAAGGCTCTTGTTGTAACTGATAAGTTTTTAAATCAATCTGGAGTAGCGGGAAAAGTAACAGCTCAGTTGGATTCTATTAATCTAGATTACATCGTCTATGATGATGTAAGGCCAAATCCAACGACTGAAAATGTTTATGCCGGCGTCGATGTATTTAAAACTAATAACTGCGATGTACTTGTGTCCATTGGCGGCGGGTCACCGCAGGATACAGCAAAAGCGATTGGTCTGTATGTCACAAATGGCGGGGACCTAAGGGATTATGAAGGTGTGGGTAAAACAAAAAACAAAGCGGTACCGATTGTAGCGGTGAACACAACTGCAGGAACGTCAAGTGAATTCACGATTAACTATGTGATTACGGATAAAGAGCGCGAAGTGAAAATGGTGATGGTTGATAAAAATTCTTTAGTAACCATTTCTGTAAACGATCCAGAGCTAATGGTAAACAAACCAGCGGCATTAACGGCTGCAACGGGAATGGATGCACTCACGCATGCCATTGAAGCGATTGTCACACCGGGAGCTTATACCGTAACGGATGCCACTGCCCTTGCTGCTGTTGAAATTGTCTTCAACTATCTGCCTCGTGCTGTAAAGGACGGATATGATATTGAAGCGCGTGAACAAATGACCTATGTCATGTTCTTAGGTGGAATTGCGTTCAATAATGCAGGCCTTGGCTTTGTCCATGCGATGGCACACCAGCTAGGCGGCCTTTATGACCTGCCGCACGGTGTATGCAACGCGATGCTTCTGCCAATTGTAGAAAGGGAAAATGCCAAACGCGACCCAAGAAAATTCCGTGCCATTGCCAAAGCAGCAGGCATTGATGTGGATGGAAAATCAGATAAAGAATGTGCAGAAGAAGTTATAGAAGCCATTAAATCACTATCCAAGGAAGTAGGAATTCCAAATACACTATGCGAACTTGGCGTAACGGAGGTTGATTTAGATAAGCTGGCTGACAATGCCCTAAAGGATGCCTGTGCTCCAGGCAACCCATTCGAGCCTACCAAAGAAGAAGTTATTAGTATGTTTGAGGAGATTTTATAA
- a CDS encoding flavocytochrome c, translating to MQKRKVSILLLSLMLILAMFLAACGKSESTDTADTSKSEAEGFTPGTYTGVGKGNNGEIKVEVEVDREKILAINVLEHKESEGISDAAIKNIPQSVLDGQTLAVDIVSGATNSSKGLIAAITEAIKAAGGNIDELSKKQATAKKEDKEYTTDVVVIGAGGAGLSAAVSAHENGAKVVVLEKMSQVGGNTILSGSAYNAVDPSRQEAQGIEDSVDLHFQQTYEGGDKLGNPELIRTLVENAYPTLQWLEGNGMEFKDEVFTVLGGLWPRAHKPVKPLGTGYIDTFMNYIDGTNGEVEVLVETEVKELIMDGDRVVGVQAEGKNGNVKVTATKGVIIAAGGFGANVEMRNKYNETWPDLSSLKTTNHTGATGDGMVMAEAIGANLVDMGQIQLLPMGDPETGSLSGNIEQGVENRIFVNKDGNRFVDEGERRDVMTKALMEQPEQFMWTIVDKHSYPTGDTKNNFNESIDELVAAGRAYQADTLEDLAKQMGVNPENFVKAVEDFNKAVETGEDAFGRSLYDQKIDTAPFYAGKRVPTVHHTMGGIQINTNAEVLNKEGNVIPGLFAAGEVTGGIHGANRLGGNALADINTFGRIAGKNAALAQ from the coding sequence ATGCAGAAGAGAAAAGTCAGTATTTTATTGTTGTCCCTCATGTTGATTCTAGCGATGTTTTTAGCGGCATGCGGAAAATCAGAATCAACTGACACAGCAGACACATCAAAATCTGAAGCAGAAGGCTTTACGCCTGGTACGTATACCGGTGTTGGCAAAGGAAATAACGGTGAAATCAAAGTAGAAGTCGAAGTAGACCGTGAAAAGATATTGGCAATCAACGTATTGGAACATAAAGAAAGTGAAGGCATTTCCGATGCAGCCATCAAAAATATTCCACAATCCGTCCTTGACGGTCAAACATTGGCCGTTGACATCGTTTCAGGTGCAACAAACTCTTCTAAAGGTTTAATCGCTGCGATTACAGAAGCCATAAAGGCAGCTGGTGGAAATATCGATGAACTAAGCAAAAAACAAGCAACAGCTAAGAAAGAAGATAAAGAGTATACAACAGATGTTGTGGTAATTGGTGCAGGTGGTGCCGGACTTTCAGCAGCCGTTTCAGCACATGAAAATGGCGCGAAAGTAGTTGTTCTTGAAAAAATGTCCCAAGTAGGCGGAAATACGATTCTATCAGGATCTGCTTATAACGCAGTGGACCCTAGCAGACAGGAAGCACAGGGAATTGAAGACTCTGTGGACCTGCACTTCCAACAAACCTATGAAGGCGGAGACAAATTAGGAAATCCTGAACTAATCCGTACGTTAGTTGAAAATGCCTATCCAACTCTTCAATGGTTAGAAGGCAATGGAATGGAATTTAAAGATGAAGTCTTTACCGTTCTTGGTGGCTTATGGCCACGTGCCCATAAACCAGTGAAACCACTAGGAACTGGTTATATTGATACTTTCATGAATTACATTGACGGAACAAATGGTGAAGTAGAAGTACTAGTTGAAACAGAAGTAAAAGAATTAATCATGGATGGCGATCGCGTAGTCGGTGTTCAAGCAGAAGGAAAGAATGGTAATGTAAAAGTAACTGCAACAAAAGGTGTCATTATTGCAGCCGGTGGTTTCGGTGCGAATGTTGAAATGAGAAACAAATATAATGAAACATGGCCTGATCTATCAAGCTTAAAAACAACTAACCACACTGGAGCCACAGGTGACGGTATGGTAATGGCAGAAGCAATTGGTGCGAACCTAGTTGATATGGGACAAATTCAATTATTACCAATGGGTGATCCGGAAACAGGAAGTCTTAGCGGTAACATCGAGCAAGGGGTAGAAAACCGTATCTTCGTTAATAAAGACGGTAACCGCTTTGTCGATGAAGGCGAAAGACGTGACGTGATGACAAAGGCTCTTATGGAACAGCCAGAACAATTTATGTGGACAATTGTTGACAAGCATTCATATCCAACTGGAGATACAAAGAATAACTTCAATGAATCTATTGATGAACTAGTGGCTGCAGGCCGAGCTTATCAAGCGGATACATTAGAAGATTTGGCTAAACAAATGGGAGTAAATCCGGAAAACTTTGTGAAGGCTGTTGAAGACTTCAACAAAGCGGTTGAAACAGGAGAAGATGCATTTGGCCGTTCGTTATACGACCAAAAAATTGATACCGCTCCATTCTATGCTGGTAAAAGGGTACCAACAGTCCACCACACAATGGGTGGAATCCAAATTAATACAAATGCCGAAGTATTAAACAAAGAAGGCAATGTCATTCCTGGATTATTTGCTGCCGGCGAAGTAACAGGCGGAATCCACGGTGCCAACCGTCTTGGCGGAAACGCGTTAGCTGACATTAATACATTTGGTAGAATTGCTGGTAAAAATGCAGCGTTAGCTCAGTAA
- a CDS encoding FAD-dependent oxidoreductase, whose amino-acid sequence MFKMANCYPALFSPIKIGSMEVKNRIAMMPMGVFSPRLMGPNGAYTKEGADYYIERAKGGTGLIITGLLPVGWFPKGHGPGDRGEGFNKYIEQQKYLADGIHKYGSKVIVQITALSGRSSTNPEDPAPSVLPNVWDPTKKNREMTKEEIHSYIEQFANAALACKMAGIDGVEVHAVHEGYLLDQFTMAYANHRTDEYGGSLENRLRFPVEIVQAIKEACGDDYPVTLRYSIKSYMKGYNRGALPGEKFEEFGRDYEESFLVAQKLVEAGYDALNCDNGSYDSWFWPHPPVYMPKACNLEDVKMLKKHVNVPVICAGKFDDPELANEAIANGDIDMMGMGRPLLADAEIANKFAAGALDDIRPCIGCHNGCLSAIFQGKDISCAVNPACAREYTYDIGVAERSRRVLVVGGGLGGMEAARVCALKGHQVDLVEKTDQLGGAFIAAAAFDYKEDDRRLLKWYIKQMNDLGVNIHFHTEVTKEWIAENDYEDIFIATGAKERKLSITGFDSNLVTYAVDTLLHNPIDGEDIVVVGGGLTGIELACELGKKGKNVTVVEAQDTILNSFGLSAANYNMLMEMLDYYDVNVLKSSNVTKYEDGIAYVTTTVKNYPNAANRAKRPFTIGSAGMPQPSQIKADHIVVSAGYESDNRLYEEVNAENVYLIGDADRPESVMKAIWDAYDAARSIEQRESRVLQPV is encoded by the coding sequence ATGTTTAAGATGGCTAACTGTTATCCAGCTTTGTTCTCTCCTATTAAAATTGGAAGTATGGAAGTGAAGAATCGTATTGCGATGATGCCGATGGGGGTTTTTAGTCCGCGGTTGATGGGCCCGAACGGAGCGTACACGAAAGAAGGCGCTGACTATTACATTGAAAGAGCCAAGGGCGGCACCGGGTTAATTATTACTGGATTGCTTCCTGTCGGCTGGTTTCCAAAGGGCCATGGACCCGGCGACCGAGGGGAAGGGTTTAATAAATATATTGAGCAGCAAAAGTATTTAGCAGATGGCATACATAAATATGGTTCAAAGGTCATCGTTCAAATCACTGCCCTATCCGGCCGCTCAAGCACCAATCCAGAGGACCCGGCTCCAAGTGTATTGCCAAATGTATGGGATCCGACGAAGAAGAACCGGGAAATGACGAAGGAGGAAATCCACAGTTATATAGAACAATTTGCAAATGCAGCGTTAGCATGTAAAATGGCTGGAATTGACGGCGTCGAGGTTCATGCCGTTCATGAAGGCTATTTATTAGATCAATTTACAATGGCCTACGCCAATCATCGAACCGATGAATACGGCGGCAGTTTGGAAAATCGCTTGCGTTTCCCGGTTGAAATTGTCCAAGCGATTAAGGAGGCCTGCGGGGATGATTACCCAGTCACATTGCGTTACAGTATAAAAAGCTATATGAAAGGCTATAACAGAGGCGCACTCCCAGGGGAAAAATTTGAAGAGTTTGGCCGGGATTATGAGGAAAGCTTCCTTGTGGCGCAAAAACTGGTCGAGGCTGGGTATGATGCATTGAACTGCGATAACGGAAGCTACGACTCTTGGTTTTGGCCGCATCCACCCGTTTATATGCCAAAGGCCTGCAATTTAGAGGATGTTAAAATGCTGAAAAAACATGTAAACGTTCCTGTCATTTGCGCTGGTAAATTTGATGACCCTGAGTTAGCGAATGAAGCAATTGCGAATGGTGATATCGATATGATGGGCATGGGTCGTCCATTATTGGCTGATGCAGAAATTGCCAACAAGTTTGCTGCCGGCGCTTTGGATGATATCCGTCCATGTATCGGCTGCCACAACGGCTGCTTGTCTGCCATTTTTCAAGGAAAAGACATCTCATGTGCCGTGAATCCAGCCTGTGCCAGAGAATATACGTATGATATTGGAGTAGCCGAGCGTTCAAGACGGGTCTTAGTTGTCGGCGGCGGACTCGGGGGAATGGAGGCTGCCCGTGTCTGTGCACTCAAAGGGCATCAGGTTGATTTAGTGGAAAAAACAGATCAGCTCGGCGGCGCCTTTATTGCTGCAGCTGCTTTTGACTATAAAGAAGATGACCGCCGCTTACTCAAATGGTATATCAAACAAATGAATGATTTAGGCGTCAATATTCATTTCCACACTGAGGTGACAAAGGAATGGATTGCGGAAAATGATTATGAGGATATCTTCATTGCGACCGGCGCTAAGGAACGAAAGCTATCTATCACTGGCTTCGATTCTAATCTGGTAACCTATGCAGTCGATACCTTGCTGCATAATCCAATCGATGGAGAAGATATCGTTGTCGTAGGCGGCGGTTTAACAGGAATTGAACTGGCCTGTGAGTTGGGTAAAAAGGGCAAAAACGTGACGGTCGTTGAAGCACAGGATACGATTCTGAATTCATTTGGCTTATCCGCGGCCAACTATAATATGCTTATGGAAATGCTGGATTACTATGACGTCAATGTCTTGAAATCCTCGAACGTTACAAAATATGAAGATGGAATCGCCTATGTAACGACGACGGTGAAAAATTATCCAAATGCTGCCAACCGGGCAAAAAGGCCGTTTACCATCGGATCCGCCGGCATGCCACAGCCATCACAAATTAAAGCTGACCACATTGTTGTTTCTGCAGGATATGAGAGCGACAACCGACTATACGAAGAAGTGAATGCTGAAAACGTGTATCTGATTGGCGATGCCGACAGGCCTGAAAGTGTGATGAAGGCCATTTGGGATGCCTATGACGCAGCCCGCAGCATTGAACAACGCGAAAGCCGAGTTTTACAGCCGGTGTAA